In Terriglobia bacterium, the following are encoded in one genomic region:
- a CDS encoding glycosyltransferase family 4 protein, translated as MADLRPARRLNTKSMHICMITHSIYEEDYRVLRYAESLVRRGDTVEVFSLRWRPQLAHEEVIAGVKVHRIQDRFTKNEISKARLVGPLLKFFMRAAWQVTRRHWRRPYDIVHVHNIPDFLVFAAAYPKLSGAKIILDVHDIVPEFFATRFNAPLDSFTVQCLKLMERVSGWFADHVILSNHLWLEKYASRTAPKGKCSVFINNVDRTIFRPSQHAHGENPIVIFPGGLQYHQGLDIAIRAFAKLLQRMPGAEFHIYGDGPMKDPWIALAKELRLDGHVVFHEPLKLKEIAKVMSQADLGVVPKRADSFGNEAYSTKIMEFMAAGIPVVAASTRIDRYYFDDSLLRFFPPGNADAMAEAMHAVLSDRELQHRLVSNGSEYAARNDWESRKAEYLDLVDSLRAA; from the coding sequence ATGGCAGACCTTCGCCCAGCACGCCGCTTGAACACGAAAAGCATGCACATCTGCATGATTACGCACTCGATTTACGAGGAAGACTATCGGGTGCTGCGATACGCCGAATCTCTTGTCCGTCGCGGCGACACCGTCGAGGTCTTCTCATTGCGCTGGCGGCCCCAGCTTGCACATGAAGAAGTGATCGCCGGAGTCAAGGTCCACCGCATACAGGACCGCTTCACGAAGAATGAAATCAGCAAAGCCCGGCTGGTTGGGCCGCTTCTGAAGTTCTTCATGCGTGCAGCATGGCAGGTGACCAGGCGACATTGGCGAAGGCCGTACGACATTGTTCACGTGCATAACATTCCGGATTTCCTGGTCTTTGCCGCGGCTTATCCAAAGCTTTCAGGCGCCAAGATAATCCTGGATGTACACGATATCGTACCGGAGTTCTTTGCAACGAGGTTCAACGCGCCGCTGGATTCCTTTACGGTTCAATGTCTGAAGTTGATGGAGCGAGTCAGCGGATGGTTTGCAGATCACGTCATCCTCTCCAATCATTTATGGTTGGAGAAATACGCCTCGCGCACTGCGCCGAAAGGCAAATGCTCGGTTTTCATCAATAACGTCGACCGGACGATATTCAGGCCTTCACAGCATGCCCATGGTGAGAACCCCATAGTTATCTTTCCAGGCGGCCTCCAGTATCACCAGGGGCTGGATATTGCCATTCGGGCATTTGCAAAACTGCTGCAGCGGATGCCGGGGGCGGAATTTCACATTTACGGCGACGGCCCGATGAAGGATCCGTGGATCGCCCTCGCGAAAGAACTCAGGCTTGATGGCCATGTTGTATTTCATGAACCGCTGAAGCTGAAAGAAATCGCGAAAGTCATGTCCCAGGCGGACCTCGGCGTCGTACCGAAGCGTGCCGACAGCTTCGGAAACGAGGCGTACAGCACAAAGATCATGGAATTCATGGCCGCCGGCATACCCGTCGTCGCCGCCAGCACCAGGATCGATCGTTATTATTTCGACGATTCCCTCCTCCGGTTCTTTCCACCGGGAAATGCCGATGCGATGGCGGAAGCCATGCACGCGGTGCTCAGTGATCGTGAGCTACAGCACCGGCTGGTGTCCAATGGGTCCGAGTACGCCGCCCGAAACGACTGGGAGTCCCGAAAGGCCGAATACCTCGATCTTGTCGATTCGCTGCGCGCGGCGTGA
- a CDS encoding O-antigen ligase family protein gives MTNPANLIQERPLVSKICRVAFCLYVVFMLAGSAMPFQDDDAVSAMTVSNPINQVVDSVIPLVCLVCLWPKRRQALEILSQKKYFVLFLLWCAISVTWSESPLMSVKASIRIIGSTIVALSFFVHSEFSEDALKYLKAVLAIYVPLTILAIALVPGATQEGSAWRGLASHKNTLGEIALVSTIVWAAGISHTGSKRKLWCALFAAASLVLVAGSRSTTSFVTLAFIAFLGLSVFLVRRLGTMFTAVAFSLCLACGTLIFVNVASVDTIFAGLGKDDTFTGRTDIWDSIIREAKLHPLQGAGFGGFWTPERDLGLYTPQESVWQPNEGHEGYLDLLNETGMVGVCLLALMVISCFVRTVKLKTWNLWMLLFIAVLMVNTMESTLFRAGSFTGWIFLLAYLGVQTPQFRPDSNAPRSGALPA, from the coding sequence ATGACTAATCCCGCCAATCTCATCCAGGAACGACCGCTGGTCTCGAAAATCTGCCGGGTGGCCTTCTGCCTCTATGTCGTCTTCATGCTTGCCGGATCCGCCATGCCTTTTCAGGACGATGACGCCGTCAGTGCGATGACCGTTTCCAACCCGATCAATCAGGTTGTGGACTCCGTCATTCCGCTGGTGTGCCTGGTATGTCTCTGGCCCAAAAGAAGGCAGGCGCTCGAAATTCTGAGTCAGAAAAAGTATTTCGTCCTGTTTTTGCTGTGGTGTGCGATCAGCGTGACCTGGTCGGAATCTCCATTAATGTCGGTTAAGGCGTCCATTCGAATCATTGGATCCACGATCGTTGCACTGAGCTTCTTCGTTCATTCGGAGTTTTCTGAAGATGCGCTGAAATACCTCAAAGCAGTCCTGGCGATATACGTCCCACTGACGATCCTCGCCATTGCGCTTGTTCCGGGCGCGACTCAGGAAGGGTCGGCGTGGCGCGGCCTGGCTTCGCATAAGAACACGCTGGGCGAGATCGCGCTTGTAAGCACCATCGTATGGGCGGCGGGAATATCGCATACCGGATCGAAGCGGAAGCTCTGGTGCGCGCTGTTTGCCGCAGCCTCGCTGGTTCTGGTGGCCGGTTCCAGGAGCACGACGTCATTCGTGACGCTGGCATTCATTGCCTTCCTCGGCTTATCTGTGTTCCTTGTCAGGCGGCTGGGAACCATGTTCACGGCTGTGGCGTTCAGCTTGTGTCTTGCGTGTGGAACATTGATCTTCGTCAATGTCGCGAGCGTCGACACGATTTTCGCAGGCCTCGGTAAAGACGATACCTTCACGGGGCGGACGGATATATGGGATTCGATAATCCGGGAGGCGAAGCTCCATCCGCTCCAGGGCGCCGGATTCGGAGGATTCTGGACGCCTGAAAGAGATCTCGGCCTGTACACTCCGCAGGAATCGGTATGGCAGCCGAACGAAGGCCATGAAGGTTATCTCGACCTGCTGAACGAAACCGGCATGGTCGGCGTCTGCCTTCTTGCGTTGATGGTCATTTCCTGCTTCGTCCGGACCGTGAAGCTGAAAACCTGGAATCTATGGATGCTGCTCTTCATCGCCGTACTGATGGTCAACACGATGGAATCGACACTATTCCGGGCAGGCAGCTTCACCGGCTGGATCTTCCTCCTGGCGTATCTCGGCGTTCAAACACCTCAATTCAGACCGGACTCGAACGCGCCCAGGTCGGGAGCGCTGCCGGCATAA
- a CDS encoding glycosyltransferase family 2 protein, protein MICSVCIATYKRPALLQQLLRSLETQSLPDGVCLQIIVVDNDCDGSAAHVAAGRYNTKEMTFQYHIQPLKNISLTRNMAMANARGRYLLFIDDDEIASPDWVATLLAAALKYRADAVFGPVFPVFDNEAPEWIKHGRRLLDDTIPSTPTGTEAASTWTGNCLLKASALAHMPVPFDPEYGNTGGEDEDLFNRLKRNGARLIYCNEAHVYEYWPPSRTRLPYLLRRGLKGGNSHTRRAIDFSTRKGPLRLFMLIKAVGFGSLSLLLSIITLPSKVWRTYWQVKLAANVGRFMAATGHLYKSYK, encoded by the coding sequence GTGATCTGTTCGGTGTGTATTGCCACATATAAGCGGCCCGCACTGTTGCAGCAGTTACTGAGAAGCCTCGAAACGCAGTCACTTCCGGACGGCGTTTGCCTGCAGATCATAGTTGTCGACAACGATTGCGACGGCAGCGCCGCCCACGTGGCCGCCGGCCGGTACAATACGAAAGAAATGACGTTTCAGTATCACATCCAACCTTTGAAAAACATCAGCCTGACCAGAAACATGGCGATGGCGAACGCCCGCGGCCGGTATCTGCTCTTTATCGACGATGATGAGATCGCTTCGCCGGATTGGGTGGCAACGCTGCTCGCAGCCGCGCTCAAGTATCGTGCAGATGCAGTCTTCGGGCCTGTATTCCCCGTTTTCGATAACGAAGCGCCGGAGTGGATAAAGCATGGGAGGCGCCTTCTGGATGACACGATTCCGTCTACGCCGACGGGAACCGAGGCCGCTTCGACCTGGACCGGCAACTGTCTGCTCAAAGCGAGCGCGCTGGCGCACATGCCGGTGCCTTTCGATCCGGAATATGGAAACACGGGCGGCGAAGACGAGGATCTATTCAACAGGCTGAAGCGGAATGGAGCCCGGCTTATCTACTGCAATGAAGCCCACGTTTACGAGTACTGGCCGCCGTCGCGAACGCGGCTGCCTTACCTCTTGCGTAGAGGCTTGAAGGGCGGAAATTCCCATACCCGCAGAGCGATTGATTTTTCCACTCGAAAGGGGCCGTTACGCCTTTTCATGTTGATAAAGGCGGTCGGTTTCGGGTCGCTGAGTCTTCTGCTATCCATCATTACACTTCCGAGCAAGGTCTGGAGAACCTACTGGCAAGTGAAGCTTGCCGCAAACGTAGGACGTTTTATGGCCGCTACCGGCCATCTCTATAAAAGTTACAAATAG
- a CDS encoding polysaccharide biosynthesis C-terminal domain-containing protein: MTSLTQMRSGAHILLKPGAAFLDQAILSGTNFVAAFILIKTVAKEEYGYYSIALAASLFLVSIQNAVVTTPLAVLLAGKHDEEKDSYAGSLYWGQMMALVPAAAAGLLSSVALYLYGFHGMKVVMAGCLSFAAAGLLLREFARAYYFAEQSPYTVLLLDSYYAAAFLVLIGVVYRSFRMTAATAFVVMGISALVATALIKNRNWIFSWPAIRESYREHWPLAKWSLAGVLVTHLQSYCTLYLTGTMLGSSAAGSVAASRLPLTPMTLLQTGWNKVAIPRGAHLREAGRLRRFLREQALVAGVVAAGVAAYAALLWMSAGFLKTFLFNRDYEGALDFIGFWAAINVAVFAGLTASAGLQVMKEFGAITKINCATMAVTLVFNVIFIGRYGIKGGLASSLLGESLLAVSLWSCLVRRFLQESRLDANQTGKPRALRLSVAGKEASL; encoded by the coding sequence ATGACTTCGCTCACGCAAATGCGGTCTGGAGCGCACATTCTCTTGAAGCCGGGCGCGGCCTTTCTGGATCAGGCGATACTTTCGGGCACGAATTTCGTAGCTGCATTCATCCTCATAAAAACGGTGGCAAAGGAAGAATACGGCTACTACTCTATCGCGCTCGCCGCTTCCCTCTTCCTCGTCTCTATCCAGAATGCCGTTGTAACAACGCCACTGGCCGTGTTGCTCGCCGGCAAACATGACGAAGAGAAGGACAGTTACGCGGGCTCTTTGTACTGGGGCCAGATGATGGCCCTTGTTCCTGCCGCGGCCGCGGGCCTGCTTTCCTCCGTCGCCCTTTATCTTTACGGATTCCACGGCATGAAAGTTGTCATGGCCGGATGCCTGTCTTTCGCGGCGGCCGGCCTGTTGTTGCGGGAGTTTGCGCGGGCGTATTACTTTGCCGAGCAATCGCCTTATACGGTACTGCTCCTGGATTCGTACTACGCGGCGGCTTTTCTCGTGCTGATCGGTGTTGTCTACCGGTCATTTCGAATGACGGCGGCAACGGCATTTGTCGTGATGGGAATCAGCGCCCTGGTTGCCACCGCCCTCATCAAGAACCGCAACTGGATATTCTCCTGGCCGGCGATTCGCGAAAGTTACCGTGAACATTGGCCGCTCGCGAAATGGTCCCTTGCCGGTGTGCTGGTTACGCATCTCCAGTCTTACTGCACTTTGTATCTCACCGGCACAATGCTCGGCAGTTCTGCGGCCGGAAGTGTGGCGGCTTCGAGATTGCCTTTGACACCGATGACATTGCTCCAGACGGGATGGAATAAAGTCGCGATACCGCGGGGAGCTCATTTACGTGAAGCAGGACGGTTGCGGCGGTTTCTAAGGGAGCAGGCACTCGTCGCGGGAGTCGTTGCAGCGGGTGTCGCCGCATATGCCGCGTTGTTATGGATGTCTGCGGGCTTCCTCAAAACATTCCTGTTCAACCGGGACTATGAGGGCGCCCTGGATTTCATTGGATTCTGGGCCGCGATCAACGTCGCAGTTTTCGCAGGACTTACCGCAAGCGCGGGCCTTCAAGTCATGAAGGAGTTTGGCGCGATCACCAAAATCAATTGCGCAACGATGGCGGTCACACTCGTGTTCAATGTGATTTTCATCGGCCGGTACGGCATTAAAGGCGGGCTCGCGTCCTCACTGCTCGGAGAAAGTCTGCTGGCAGTGAGTCTGTGGTCATGCCTCGTGCGGCGGTTTCTTCAAGAGTCCCGTCTGGACGCCAACCAAACCGGCAAACCGCGCGCCTTGCGATTGTCTGTCGCCGGGAAGGAGGCCTCGCTGTGA
- a CDS encoding polysaccharide deacetylase family protein translates to MNITLDRQLTLSVFRWFQPAASQRCVPLLMYHSIAEEEEHISPYYRLATAPQRFAEQMQWLKEAGYAGVSLDEALQTLDVLTPKPRQTVGITFDDGYRNFYTSAWPILRQSGFTATMYLPTGFIGSKGKSLLERASLTWPEIRELHYQGIRFGSHTVSHPMLHDVSTRKLETELSASKQSIEDELGYEVTGFAYPYAFPQEDRAFANLLTDHLRQSGYETCVTTMVGRVHAGDDRLLLKRLPVNSCDDRELFLAKLRGCYDWVGCAQGMIRRVKRFVRTGKI, encoded by the coding sequence ATGAATATTACACTCGATCGCCAACTCACATTGTCCGTTTTCCGCTGGTTCCAACCCGCCGCCTCACAGCGCTGCGTCCCTCTGCTCATGTATCACAGCATCGCAGAGGAAGAGGAACACATTTCACCCTACTACCGGCTCGCAACAGCGCCTCAACGCTTCGCCGAACAGATGCAATGGCTGAAGGAGGCGGGCTACGCCGGAGTGTCCCTCGACGAAGCCCTGCAAACTCTTGATGTTCTAACGCCGAAACCCCGCCAGACCGTGGGAATCACCTTCGATGACGGTTATCGAAATTTCTATACCTCGGCCTGGCCGATCCTTCGCCAATCTGGTTTCACCGCGACCATGTATCTGCCGACCGGTTTCATCGGCTCGAAAGGCAAATCATTGCTGGAACGGGCATCCCTGACCTGGCCTGAAATCCGCGAATTGCACTACCAGGGCATTCGCTTCGGCTCGCACACCGTCAGCCATCCCATGTTGCACGATGTATCGACCCGTAAACTCGAAACGGAGCTGAGCGCCTCCAAGCAGTCGATCGAGGACGAATTGGGATACGAGGTAACGGGCTTCGCATATCCATACGCATTTCCCCAGGAAGATCGGGCATTCGCGAATCTCCTGACGGATCATCTGCGCCAATCCGGATATGAAACTTGCGTCACCACCATGGTCGGACGGGTACACGCCGGCGACGACCGTTTGCTTCTCAAACGGCTGCCGGTGAATTCCTGTGATGACCGCGAGCTGTTTCTGGCGAAGCTGCGAGGGTGCTATGACTGGGTTGGTTGTGCCCAGGGCATGATCCGTCGCGTAAAACGCTTTGTAAGGACGGGCAAAATATAA
- a CDS encoding VTT domain-containing protein, whose protein sequence is MQDLLNLVARYGYALIFGATFIEHLGLPLPAVPVLIGVGALSRSGQFSITGAVVASFAGSILADVIWYQLGRRYGRSVLNLMCRISLEPDHCVRRAEDTFAQNGVWSLLFVKFVPGLNAAAVPLSGMIRIPPVRFFLFDGLGLLAWVAFYVSLGWVFSRQIELAVRLSGLGGSLLAVIVAGLALYVGVKYVQRRQFLGALRGARITADELKTKLDEGGPVTIVDLRNQLDRGIDRVRIPGAFHMLPDFAEIDFEHMKRTGDIVLYCSCPNEATSAKVAAELRKRGLISVRPLEGGLSTWRELGYPVESLD, encoded by the coding sequence ATGCAGGATCTGTTGAATCTTGTGGCACGGTACGGCTATGCATTGATCTTCGGCGCCACTTTCATTGAGCATCTGGGTTTGCCTCTTCCCGCTGTGCCGGTCTTGATTGGAGTAGGGGCGCTGTCGCGCTCCGGTCAGTTTTCGATTACAGGCGCAGTCGTGGCGTCGTTCGCCGGATCGATTTTAGCGGATGTGATCTGGTATCAGCTCGGCCGCCGCTATGGCCGATCGGTACTCAATCTGATGTGCCGTATTTCACTTGAGCCGGATCACTGCGTCCGGCGGGCGGAGGATACGTTTGCACAAAATGGAGTCTGGAGTCTTCTTTTCGTGAAGTTTGTTCCGGGGCTCAATGCGGCAGCAGTCCCTCTTTCGGGCATGATTCGTATTCCACCGGTACGATTTTTTCTATTCGACGGCCTCGGCTTGCTGGCCTGGGTGGCATTCTATGTTTCGTTAGGATGGGTTTTCAGCAGGCAGATCGAACTGGCCGTCCGTCTTTCCGGGCTTGGAGGTTCGCTCTTAGCCGTCATTGTGGCAGGCTTGGCGCTGTACGTCGGCGTGAAGTACGTTCAGCGGCGTCAGTTCCTGGGGGCGCTGCGTGGCGCGCGTATCACGGCGGATGAGCTGAAGACGAAATTGGATGAAGGGGGGCCCGTCACCATCGTTGATCTCCGGAACCAACTCGATCGCGGCATCGATCGCGTCCGTATTCCCGGGGCATTTCACATGTTGCCGGATTTTGCCGAGATCGACTTTGAACACATGAAACGCACCGGAGACATCGTTCTCTACTGTTCCTGCCCCAATGAAGCCACGAGCGCCAAAGTCGCCGCGGAGCTCAGAAAAAGGGGCTTAATTTCAGTTAGACCGCTTGAGGGCGGTCTTTCAACCTGGCGCGAACTCGGCTACCCCGTGGAATCGTTGGATTGA
- a CDS encoding GNAT family N-acetyltransferase: MRNTAQDEILFPPRPHFHGERRIVEIDLRDSRYEAFVNSHPSALIYHHPVWLEVLTRENPGKPICLASQDDAGRLYGILPLLPTRGLPFGGQLAGRRVSSLPRTPVAGPLACDAQAAAALIRAAKNYVPIRGTRLQIKVKSNDLDGIVDDVMGGRWRQHYVLELPDRVEDLRLGSSRSHARIRSTVNKASTLNLRVRESESESDLRAWYELYLETMRWHVVPPRPYRFFQAAWDLMRPRGFLRLLLAELTGHEPARLLAGSIFLPFGSTFFYAFNGASRKYTTLSPNDVIQWRAVHDACKEGYRYFDLGEVPDGCQGLADFKRKWSSRQTWLYRYYYPKPPEFETGKQSASLTAKLMKRIWRKVPIKATAVAGDWIYRYL; encoded by the coding sequence ATGAGGAATACAGCCCAGGACGAAATTCTTTTTCCACCGAGACCACACTTCCATGGAGAGCGCCGCATTGTGGAAATCGATCTTCGCGATTCGCGCTACGAAGCGTTCGTAAACAGCCATCCCAGTGCTTTGATTTACCATCACCCCGTGTGGCTCGAGGTTTTGACCCGTGAAAATCCCGGGAAACCCATCTGCCTTGCATCCCAGGATGACGCAGGCCGCCTGTACGGCATACTGCCTCTGCTTCCGACGCGAGGGCTGCCTTTCGGTGGACAACTGGCCGGCCGCCGCGTCTCTTCTCTGCCACGTACTCCGGTCGCCGGACCGCTGGCTTGCGATGCGCAGGCAGCCGCTGCGTTGATTCGTGCTGCGAAAAACTACGTACCGATACGCGGCACTCGGCTGCAGATCAAGGTGAAGTCGAATGACCTCGATGGGATTGTGGATGACGTCATGGGAGGCCGCTGGAGACAACATTATGTTCTGGAGCTGCCCGATCGCGTCGAAGACCTTCGTCTCGGCAGTTCCCGAAGCCATGCACGCATCCGGTCTACCGTGAACAAGGCTTCAACGCTCAACTTGAGAGTTCGAGAGTCAGAATCGGAGAGTGACCTGCGGGCGTGGTACGAACTCTATCTGGAGACCATGCGGTGGCACGTTGTCCCTCCCAGACCCTATCGTTTCTTTCAGGCTGCCTGGGATCTGATGCGGCCGCGCGGATTTTTGCGGTTATTGCTGGCAGAACTTACCGGTCACGAGCCGGCCAGACTACTGGCTGGCTCGATATTCCTGCCTTTCGGATCGACATTCTTTTACGCATTCAACGGAGCAAGCCGGAAATACACCACCTTGAGTCCGAACGATGTGATTCAGTGGCGCGCGGTTCACGATGCGTGCAAGGAGGGGTATCGTTACTTCGATCTGGGCGAAGTGCCGGACGGCTGCCAGGGACTGGCCGATTTCAAGCGTAAATGGAGCTCACGGCAAACCTGGCTATATCGCTATTACTACCCAAAGCCACCGGAGTTCGAGACTGGAAAACAGTCCGCGAGTCTCACAGCAAAGCTGATGAAGCGGATCTGGCGAAAGGTACCGATTAAAGCAACGGCCGTAGCGGGGGATTGGATCTACCGGTACTTATAA